The Calypte anna isolate BGI_N300 chromosome 23, bCalAnn1_v1.p, whole genome shotgun sequence genome has a segment encoding these proteins:
- the NCDN gene encoding neurochondrin yields the protein MASGMASGMASGTAPGTASGMAAGTAPGTASGMAAGSGDGEATLKRCLGVLREARDDSEQFAALLLVTKAVKAGELDAKTRRQIFDAIGFTFPNRLLSSRQPPAGCPPHTFRALGLTLLACFCTDPELAGHSQILNKIPTFNDILVSPGNPESMVDDAYQCLSAVLATTRGPRELVTKGTVPALCQAYISHGSDRALTLLLGLLALAEARCWQRDAPHLLALLSKLSGDFLKAEDMTKFELCEVLPRFIPLSPPLTQDSQGSECLHRLYRGLADILGSKLSHRQRDPALKLAACLVQACGAEWIPAGSAGSKFLALLVNLACVEVRLTLEEPDPLDVEGKKEVVTACYVLIEMGIQECLKEEKPLLEEEQKMQLMRIMEEAFGAVIFYLRQVKQEELQDPFIFASVRILGAWMAEETSSLKQEICELLPFLVHYSKKLFEEGSPAAGLPQPQLLSPEGSALPRDALRLLLPGFCHLTAEDKPRDILISAGAPALLCEYFLHQWDVLTTESKSLSPLTSTEMSLQTLCGIFLNLVVTAPDLIRQDETFSSLMDVLLKSLPLLLPQKDHLVLAANFATLGLMMARILMSSAVLQGTPPAKEFFSAAILFLSQAHTTQADPGQEGLVAALSPAYVGAWPDVGELWFLGMQALAACIPLLPWLPGAVLQARWLQSLSELLSRVAPASLDFELIAAFQGVLVELARASKPCRDLILSHHGMEWANLYGMAALEQCLSEQ from the exons ATGGCGTCGGGAATGGCCTCGGGAATGGCGTCGGGAACGGCCCCGGGAACGGCCTCGGGAATGGCCGCGGGAACGGCCCCGGGAACGGCCTCGGGAATGGCCGCGGGCAGCGGGGACGGAGAGGCCACACTGAAGCGGTGCCTCGGTGTGCTCCGGGAGGCGAGGGACGACAGCGAGCAGTTcgcagctctgctgctg GTGACCAAAGCTGTCAAAGCTGGAGAATTAGACGCCAAGACCCGTCGCCAGATCTTCGATGCAATTGGATTCACGTTTCCCAATCggctgctgagctccaggcaGCCCCCGGCCGGGTGCCCCCCCCACACCTTCCGGGCATTGGGACTGACACTCCTGGCCTGTTTCTGCACCGATCCAGAGCTAGCTGGGCACTCCCAGATCCTGAACAAAATCCCAACCTTCAATGACATCCTGGTTTCCCCTGGCAATCCTGAATCCATGGTGGATGATGCATACCAGTGCCTGAGTGCTGTCCTGGCCACCACCAGAGGCCCCAGAGAACTGGTGACCAAAGGGACTGTGCCTGCCCTCTGCCAGGCTTACATCAGCCATGGCTCTGACCGTGCCTTgacactgctgctggggctgttgGCCCTGGCAGAGGCAAGGTGCTGGCAGAGAGATGCTCCACACCTCCTGGCCCTGCTCAGCAAGCTCTCGGGTGATTTCCTCAAGGCTGAAGACATGACCAAATTTGAGCTGTGTGAAGTTCTGCCTCGCTTCATCCCCCTGTCACCACCACTCACACAGGACTCTCAGGGCTCTGAGTGCCTCCACAGGCTTTACAGAGGCTTGGCTGACATCTTGGGCAGTAAACTCAGCCACAGGCAGcgggaccctgctctgaagctTGCTGCCTGCCTTGTGCAGGCCTGTGGGGCAGAGTGGATCCCAGCAGGGAGTGCTGGGAGCAAGTTTTTGGCTTTGCTGGTGAACTTAGCTTGTGTGGAGGTTCGCCTGACCTTGGAGGAGCCAGATCCCTTGGatgtggaagggaaaaaagaagtggTAACAGCCTGCTATGTCCTTATTGAGATGGGGATCCAGGAGTGCCTGAAAGAAGAGAAGCCTCTTCTagaagaggagcagaaaatgCAGCTCATGAGGATTATGGAGGAGGCTTTTGGAGCTGTGATATTCTACTTGAGACAG GTTAAACAGGAGGAGCTACAAGATCCTTTCATATTTGCTTCTGTTCGAATCCTTGGAGCCTGGATGGCAGAGGAGACATCCTCCCTCAAGCAGGAGATCTGTGAGCTCTTGCCTTTCCTTGTTCATTATTCCAAGAAGCTTTTTGAGGAGGgcagcccagctgcaggactgcctcagccacagctgctcagcCCCGAGGGCTCTGCCTTACCCCGGGATGCTCTGAG aTTGCTGCTCCCTGGCTTTTGCCACCTAACAGCAGAGGACAAGCCCCGGGACATCCTCATCTCAGCAGGggccccagcactgctgtgtgaGTACTTCCTCCATCAGTGGGATGTGCTGACCACCGAGTCCAAGTCCCTGTCTCCTCTGACCAGCACTGAGATGAGTTTGCAGACTTTGTGTGGGATTTTCCTCAACCTTGTTGTGACTGCCCCAGACCTCATCAG GCAAGACGAAACCTTTTCCTCCCTGATGGACGTGTTGCTGAAGTCTCTTCCACTACTGCTGCCCCAGAAAGATCACCTGGTCCTGGCAGCAAACTTTGCTACTCTGGGCCTGATGATGGCCAGGATCCTCATGAGCTCAGCAG ttCTCCAGGGGACACCGCCGGCCAAGGAGTTCTTCAGCGCCGCCATCCTCTTCCTCTCACAAGCCCACACCACCCAGGCAGACCCCGGCCAGGAGGGTTTGGTTGCAGCCCTGTCACCTGCCTACGTGGGTGCCTGGCCTGACGTGGGTGAGCTCTGGTTCCTGGGAATGCAGGCTCTGGCTGCCTGTatcccactgcttccctggCTGCCTGGAGCCGTGCTGCAGGCGCGGTGGCTGCAGAGcctctcagagctgctgagccGTGTCGCCCCGGCCTCGCTGGATTTTGAGCTCATTGCTGCTTTCCAGGGGGTGTTGGTGGAGCTGGCCAGAGCCAGCAAGCCCTGCAGGGACCTGATCCTGTCACACCATGGCATGGAGTGGGCCAACCTCTACGGTATGGCAGCTTTGGAACAGTGTTTGTCTGAGCAGTGA
- the TFAP2E gene encoding transcription factor AP-2-epsilon has product MLVHSYPGMDRAEGLPGAPAGARLPQLPALNQAPYGSAPPLCHTPAADFQPPYFPPPYPQPPLPYPQGQEPGYPHLADPYAALSPLHQHQQPAWPPQRGRQEDAGLLSQTHRALGLDPRREYPAVPRLLHGLPDGGHGLADGPLGLHGLGHHGIEDIQAVDDSGMNLLDQSVIKKVPIPSKANGTTIPTLSMNKDALIGGVTNPNEVFCSVPGRLSLLSSTSKYKVTVGEVQRRLSPPECLNASLLGGVLRRAKSKNGGRCLRERLEKIGLNLPAGRRKAANVTLLTSLVEGEAVHLARDFGYVCETEFPAKAAAEYLCRQHSDPAELHTRKNMLLATKQICKEFADLIAQDRSPLGNTRPSLILEPGVQSCLTHFSLITHGFGGPAICAALTAFQNYLVESLKGLDKMFINSTGNGHTAGDSKASEKEAKHRK; this is encoded by the exons ATGCTGGTGCACAGCTACCCGGGCATG GACCGCGCCGAGGGGCTGCCCGGGGCGCCGGCCGGGGCCCGCCTGCCGCAGCTGCCCGCACTCAACCAGGCGCCCTACGGCTCGGCCCCGCCGCTTTGCCACACGCCCGCCGCCGACTTCCAGCCGCCCTACTTCCCCCCGCCGTACCCGCAGCCGCCGCTGCCCTACCCGCAGGGCCAGGAGCCCGGTTACCCGCACCTGGCGGACCCCTACGCGGCACTCAGCCCCctgcaccagcaccagcagcccgCCTGGCCCCCGCAGCGCGGCCGGCAGGAGGACGCGGGGCTGCTCTCCCAAACCCACCGTGCCCTGGGGCTCGACCCCCGCCGCGAGTACCCTGCCGTGCCCCGCCTGCTCCACGGGCTGCCCGACGGCGGACACGGCCTCGCTGACGGACCGCTTGGCCTCCACGGCCTCGGCCACCACGGCATCGAGGACATCCAG GCCGTGGACGACAGCGGGATGAACCTCCTCGACCAGTCCGTGATCAAGAAAG TGCCCATCCCTTCGAAGGCCAATGGCACCACCATTCCCACCCTGTCAATGAACAAAGATGCACTGATTGGAGGGGTGACAAATCCCAACGAGGTCTTCTGCTCCGTGCCTGGGCGcctctctctgctcagctccaccTCCAAGTACAAAGTGACGGTCGGGGAGGTGCAGAGAAGGCTCTCACCCCCTGAGTGTCTCAACGCCTCTCTCCTTGGAGGAGTCCTCCGCAG agcaaaATCAAAAAACGGGGGTCGGTGTTTAAGGGAAAGGTTAGAGAAAATTGGACTGAATCTGCCTGCAGGAAGACGCAAAGCTGCCAACGTCACCCTGCTAACATCCCTGGTGGAAG GTGAAGCTGTTCACCTGGCTCGGGATTTTGGCTACGTCTGTGAAACGGAGTTCCCagccaaggcagcagcagagtaCCTGTGCCGACAGCATTCCGACCCCGCCGAGCTCCACACCAGGAAAAACATGCTGCTGGCTACCAA gcaAATCTGTAAAGAGTTCGCAGACTTGATAGCCCAGGATCGCTCTCCGCTGGGGAACACCCGTCCCTCCCTCATCTTAGAGCCCGGTGTCCAGAGCTGTTTGACTCATTTCAGCCTCATCACCCACGGCTTTGGGGGCCCAGCCATCTGCGCGGCGCTCACAGCCTTCCAGAACTACCTGGTGGAGTCCCTGAAGGGGCTGGATAAAATGTTCATCAACAGCACGGGGAACGGGCACACGGCCGGGGACTCCAAAGCCTCAGAAAAAGAAGCGAAGCATCGGAAATAA